A section of the Pseudomonadota bacterium genome encodes:
- the clpB gene encoding ATP-dependent chaperone ClpB, protein MRFDKFTIKSQEAIGNAQSLASKKNNQQIEPEHMLSAMLSEREGIARAVFNKLGASPDSVAKEVESSIERLPKVRGAGEVSISQRLKNVLDSAFAEADKMKDEYVSTEHVLLAISDERDGEASKILKHYNITRDSILKVLVDVRGNQRITDPNPEEKYQALDKYSRDLTDLARLGKLDPVIGRDEEIRRIVQVLSRRTKNNPVLIGEPGVGKTAIVEGLARRIVEGDVPETLKNRRLVSLDMGALIAGAKYRGEFEDRLKAVLKEVEKAEGDIILFIDELHTLVGAGAAEGSMDASNMLKPALARGTLRCVGATTLNEYRKYIEKDAALERRFQPVMVNEPSVEDTISILRGLKEKYEVHHGVRIMDSAIIAAATLSHRYISDRFLPDKAIDLIDECASKLRIEIDSMPSEIDEIQRRITQYEIERVALKKESDQSSKDRLAKIEAELSGLNEEISVMKAHWNKEKELIQVIRKIKEEIEHLGTAEQQAEREGNLAKVAELRYGKAADLRKRLDDANENLELLQNERKMLKEEVDDEDIAEVISKWTGIPVRKMLESEREKLVRMEDRLALRVIGQDEALEAVSNAVRRARSGMQDPNRPIGSFIFMGPTGVGKTELAKALAEFIFDSEQAMVRIDMSEYMEKHSVSRLIGAPPGYVGYDEGGYLTEAVRRKPYSVVLFDEIEKAHQDVFNVLLQFLDDGRMTDGHGRTVDFKNTIIIMTSNVGSQWIQELGISRRDEMEKKVTEVLKASFKPEFLNRIDETIIFHNLSPEQIGEIVKIQIKKLEARLAEKNINLVLSEDAIKLIVDKGYDPVYGARPLKRAIQKYLENPLSIEILKGEIKEGSMVKAKAQGDTLSFNH, encoded by the coding sequence ATGCGCTTTGATAAATTTACGATAAAATCACAAGAGGCCATAGGCAATGCGCAATCATTGGCCTCAAAAAAGAATAACCAGCAAATAGAACCCGAACATATGCTTTCTGCAATGTTAAGCGAGCGGGAAGGTATCGCAAGAGCAGTGTTTAACAAGCTAGGTGCTTCGCCTGATTCTGTTGCAAAAGAAGTTGAATCTTCGATTGAAAGATTGCCTAAAGTCAGGGGCGCCGGAGAAGTAAGCATTTCACAGCGTTTGAAAAATGTGCTTGATTCGGCTTTTGCCGAAGCCGACAAAATGAAAGATGAATATGTGAGTACCGAACATGTTCTTCTTGCCATATCTGATGAACGTGATGGTGAAGCATCCAAGATATTGAAACACTATAATATTACACGCGATTCGATATTAAAGGTTCTTGTGGATGTTCGCGGGAACCAGAGAATAACGGATCCAAATCCTGAAGAAAAGTACCAGGCATTAGATAAATACAGCAGGGATCTTACAGACCTTGCAAGGCTTGGAAAGCTTGATCCGGTAATAGGAAGGGATGAGGAAATAAGGCGTATTGTTCAGGTTCTTTCCAGAAGAACAAAAAACAACCCAGTTCTTATAGGAGAACCGGGAGTTGGAAAAACCGCAATTGTAGAAGGCCTGGCCAGAAGAATTGTGGAAGGAGATGTACCCGAAACTTTAAAAAACAGGCGGCTTGTTTCTCTTGATATGGGTGCATTGATAGCAGGTGCAAAATACAGGGGGGAATTTGAAGACCGCTTAAAAGCCGTTTTAAAGGAAGTAGAAAAAGCCGAGGGTGATATAATTCTGTTTATAGACGAGTTGCACACTCTTGTGGGAGCAGGAGCTGCAGAAGGATCAATGGATGCATCCAATATGTTAAAACCGGCACTTGCAAGAGGTACTCTTCGCTGTGTGGGAGCAACAACATTAAATGAATACAGAAAATACATAGAAAAAGATGCCGCTCTTGAAAGAAGATTTCAGCCGGTAATGGTAAATGAACCAAGTGTTGAAGACACTATTTCAATTCTACGCGGACTTAAGGAAAAATACGAAGTACATCATGGCGTAAGGATTATGGATTCTGCTATTATTGCTGCAGCCACTCTTTCCCACCGCTATATTTCAGACAGGTTCTTGCCTGATAAGGCGATAGATTTGATCGATGAATGCGCATCTAAATTAAGGATAGAAATTGACAGTATGCCTTCTGAAATTGATGAAATTCAGCGCAGAATCACTCAATATGAAATTGAGCGGGTAGCCTTAAAGAAGGAATCGGACCAGTCATCCAAAGACCGGCTTGCAAAAATCGAAGCAGAGCTTTCCGGTCTTAATGAAGAAATTAGTGTGATGAAAGCGCACTGGAATAAGGAAAAAGAGCTTATACAGGTTATAAGAAAAATAAAAGAAGAAATCGAACATCTGGGAACAGCAGAACAGCAGGCAGAAAGAGAAGGCAATCTTGCCAAAGTTGCCGAGTTAAGATACGGAAAAGCCGCAGATCTTAGAAAACGTCTTGATGATGCGAATGAAAATCTTGAGTTGTTGCAAAACGAAAGAAAGATGCTCAAAGAAGAAGTAGATGACGAAGATATCGCAGAAGTCATATCCAAGTGGACGGGAATTCCGGTCAGAAAAATGCTTGAGAGTGAAAGGGAAAAACTCGTAAGAATGGAAGATCGTCTGGCATTAAGAGTTATAGGCCAGGATGAAGCACTTGAGGCGGTTTCAAATGCCGTCAGAAGAGCAAGGTCAGGGATGCAGGACCCAAACAGACCGATAGGTTCATTTATATTCATGGGCCCAACAGGCGTTGGAAAAACCGAGCTTGCCAAAGCGCTGGCAGAGTTTATTTTTGACAGTGAGCAGGCAATGGTAAGAATTGATATGTCTGAATATATGGAAAAACATTCGGTATCAAGGCTTATCGGAGCGCCTCCCGGCTATGTTGGTTACGATGAAGGAGGATATCTCACAGAAGCGGTCAGAAGAAAACCTTACTCGGTAGTACTTTTTGATGAAATAGAAAAAGCCCACCAGGATGTTTTTAATGTTCTTTTGCAGTTTTTGGATGACGGCAGAATGACGGATGGCCACGGAAGAACCGTAGATTTTAAAAACACCATTATTATAATGACTTCTAATGTCGGAAGCCAGTGGATACAGGAACTGGGAATATCAAGACGTGATGAGATGGAAAAAAAGGTTACGGAAGTATTAAAGGCAAGTTTTAAGCCTGAATTCTTAAACAGAATAGATGAAACAATAATTTTTCACAACCTTTCGCCGGAACAAATCGGAGAAATAGTAAAAATTCAGATTAAAAAACTTGAAGCAAGGCTTGCTGAAAAAAATATCAACCTTGTTTTGTCAGAGGATGCCATAAAGCTTATTGTAGATAAAGGCTATGACCCGGTATATGGAGCGCGTCCGTTAAAACGAGCTATCCAGAAATATCTGGAAAACCCTCTTTCGATAGAAATACTTAAAGGGGAAATCAAAGAGGGAAGCATGGTCAAAGCGAAGGCTCAGGGTGACACACTATCATTTAATCATTAA